A single Danio rerio strain Tuebingen ecotype United States chromosome 17, GRCz12tu, whole genome shotgun sequence DNA region contains:
- the pcgf5a gene encoding polycomb group RING finger protein 5-A, whose translation MATHRKHLVRDFNRYITCSICRGYLIKPTAVTECLHTFCKSCIVQHFEESNECPECGIQVHETNPLEMLRLDKTLEEIIFKLVPGLREKEEHQESEFWRKHKIKSNGEDGPRAKKSRLSGEDDDGNGGDYHRSDPQIAICLDCLRNNGQSGESIVKGLMKKFIRCSTRVTVGTIKKFLCVKLKLPSSYELDVLCNGEIMGKDHTLEFIYRTRWRLQGDSAYPMVLEYRPRIDFG comes from the exons ATGGCGACCCACCGAAAGCATCTGGTCCGAGATTTCAACAGATACATCACTTGCTCCATTTGCCGTGGGTACTTGATCAAGCCCACAGCTGTCACAGAATGCCTGCACACCT TTTGTAAGAGCTGTATCGTTCAGCATTTTGAGGAGAGTAATGAGTGTCCTGAATGTGGGATACAAGTCCACGAAACAAATCCTTTAGAGATGCTGAG GCTAGATAAGACCCTAGAGGAGATCATCTTTAAACTGGTGCCTGGACTAAGAGAAA AGGAGGAACATCAGGAAAGTGAATTTTGGAGAAAACACAAGATCAAATCAAATGGAGAAG ATGGTCCTAGAGCTAAGAAATCTCGACTGAGTGGTGAAGATGATGATGGGAATGGTGGCGACTACCACAGGAGTGATCCTCAGATTGCTATTTGTCTGGACTGTCTAAGAAACAATGGCCAGTCAGGAGAAAGCATAGTTAAG GGTTTAATGAAGAAATTCATCCGCTGCTCCACCCGTGTTACAGTGGGAACCATTAAGAAGTTCCTCTGTGTAAAGTTGAAGCTGCCAAGCTCTTATGAG CTTGATGTTTTGTGTAACGGTGAGATTATGGGTAAAGATCACACCCTGGAGTTCATCTACCGAACTCGCTGGAGACTTCAAGGGGACAGT